In Thermococcus sp. M39, the following are encoded in one genomic region:
- the feoB gene encoding ferrous iron transport protein B — MLKVVALAGNPNVGKTTIFNALTGLRQHVGNWPGVTVEKKEGIMKYKDREFLVVDLPGTYSLTAHSIDELIARNFILEGNADVIVDVIDSSCLMRNLFLTMEILEMGVKNVIIALNKIDLAKKKGAVIDFKKMEKVLGIPVVPTNAKEGIGIEELKRTIVAMADGKITTNPVVPVYDEIIEREISHISEILKETPLAEKYNVRWLSIKLLTRDEEVIKLVLKQLGQGKMDEILQHISELEQYYKRSLDIIIANQKYEFIDNLIHQFVTHFAEQKETISDQLDKILTHPIYGMISLLIIFYFLFKFVFTIGTPMQETLDLLFASLGDLVGSHIANETLRGLVVDGIIGGVGSVLSFFPLVFLLFVAMSILEDSGYMARAAVVMERIMRKFGLPGKSFIPMVLAFGCNVPAVMATRALDDERDRILTMLINPLVPCSARMVVITFLAGVFFEEHKALVAVSIYAISLGLALISALILGRLVVKGEESPFIIELPDYLIPSWKSVVIHSWERSKEFLRKAGTVILAGAVAIWYLSSHPEPVGTCLSYVEMLGRAFEPLAKLMGLDWKAAVSLIFGIIAKENVIATYGVIYGVGESEEALAVLMRQAMTPLQAFVLSLVTTLYLPCIATIAAIRAEGGTKWALVAVIYNLILATVMGILVYNLGILLSF; from the coding sequence ATGCTAAAGGTTGTTGCTCTCGCTGGCAATCCAAATGTTGGCAAGACTACAATATTCAACGCTTTAACTGGATTGAGACAGCATGTTGGCAACTGGCCGGGAGTTACTGTGGAGAAGAAAGAAGGGATCATGAAGTATAAAGATAGGGAGTTTCTGGTTGTTGATCTGCCTGGAACATACTCTTTGACAGCTCATTCTATTGATGAGCTTATAGCGAGGAACTTCATTCTTGAAGGAAATGCCGATGTCATAGTTGACGTTATTGATTCTTCATGTTTGATGAGGAACCTTTTCTTAACAATGGAAATCCTTGAGATGGGCGTTAAAAACGTGATAATTGCTTTAAACAAGATTGATTTAGCGAAAAAGAAAGGTGCTGTCATTGATTTTAAGAAGATGGAGAAAGTTCTTGGCATTCCTGTCGTGCCGACGAATGCAAAGGAAGGTATTGGAATTGAGGAGCTTAAGAGAACGATTGTTGCTATGGCTGATGGAAAAATCACAACTAATCCCGTTGTTCCTGTTTATGATGAAATCATTGAAAGAGAAATCTCCCACATAAGCGAGATTCTGAAAGAAACCCCTCTGGCTGAAAAGTACAACGTAAGGTGGTTATCTATAAAGCTTCTCACGAGAGATGAAGAAGTAATAAAGCTTGTTTTGAAGCAGTTGGGACAAGGAAAGATGGACGAGATTCTGCAGCACATAAGCGAGCTTGAACAATATTACAAGCGCTCCCTTGACATAATCATTGCTAACCAGAAGTATGAGTTCATTGACAACTTAATTCATCAGTTCGTTACTCACTTTGCTGAGCAGAAAGAAACAATAAGTGATCAGCTTGATAAAATCCTAACTCACCCAATTTATGGTATGATCTCCCTCCTTATCATCTTCTACTTCCTCTTTAAGTTTGTTTTTACAATTGGAACACCCATGCAGGAAACTTTGGATTTACTCTTTGCATCTTTAGGGGATTTGGTCGGAAGTCATATAGCAAATGAAACCCTTAGAGGTTTGGTAGTTGATGGGATAATTGGTGGTGTTGGCTCAGTTTTAAGCTTCTTCCCACTAGTATTCTTGCTCTTCGTTGCCATGTCAATCCTTGAGGACTCCGGATACATGGCTAGAGCAGCTGTTGTCATGGAAAGGATAATGAGGAAGTTCGGCTTGCCCGGAAAGAGCTTTATCCCAATGGTTTTAGCCTTTGGGTGCAATGTCCCGGCTGTTATGGCTACCAGAGCTTTAGACGATGAAAGAGATAGGATTTTAACAATGCTAATTAATCCATTGGTTCCATGCAGTGCGAGGATGGTTGTCATAACATTTCTCGCTGGAGTTTTCTTTGAGGAGCACAAAGCATTAGTTGCCGTTAGCATTTATGCAATCTCTCTCGGATTGGCTCTGATTTCAGCGCTGATACTGGGTAGACTTGTTGTTAAGGGAGAAGAGAGTCCGTTCATAATTGAACTCCCTGACTATCTCATTCCTTCCTGGAAGAGTGTTGTAATACATTCGTGGGAGAGAAGTAAGGAGTTTTTAAGAAAAGCTGGAACAGTAATTCTTGCTGGAGCAGTGGCAATATGGTATCTGAGTAGCCATCCTGAGCCAGTTGGTACTTGTTTGAGCTATGTAGAAATGCTTGGCAGAGCATTTGAGCCTTTGGCGAAGCTTATGGGTTTGGATTGGAAGGCTGCAGTTAGCTTAATCTTTGGTATAATCGCTAAAGAAAATGTTATCGCAACATACGGTGTAATTTATGGAGTTGGTGAGAGCGAAGAGGCTCTAGCTGTCTTGATGAGACAGGCAATGACGCCACTGCAGGCATTTGTTTTGAGTCTGGTAACAACGCTCTACCTCCCTTGTATAGCAACTATTGCAGCAATAAGAGCCGAAGGAGGAACAAAGTGGGCACTTGTAGCTGTGATATATAACTTAATCCTTGCGACTGTGATGGGTATTCTGGTTTACAATTTGGGAATCCTGCTTAGTTTTTAA
- a CDS encoding DNA-binding protein — MGKLESVFELIKKGVSNPREIAEKLNLDVEEVEGIIKILESLGYVEKVELGSSICERCPLKKICPGSCIRFKGQIYHVSEKSFRVDLRE; from the coding sequence ATGGGAAAGCTTGAAAGTGTGTTTGAGCTGATAAAAAAGGGAGTCAGTAATCCTAGAGAGATCGCGGAAAAGCTCAACTTAGATGTTGAGGAAGTTGAAGGGATAATCAAAATCCTTGAAAGTTTGGGATATGTGGAAAAGGTTGAGCTTGGAAGCTCTATATGTGAACGTTGTCCGCTAAAGAAGATATGTCCCGGAAGTTGCATCCGCTTCAAAGGGCAGATTTACCACGTTTCTGAGAAGAGCTTTAGAGTTGATTTAAGGGAATAG